In Debaryomyces hansenii CBS767 chromosome A complete sequence, a genomic segment contains:
- a CDS encoding DEHA2D06798p (similar to CA4224|IPF8755 Candida albicans), which yields MLSRIVNKHCCRGLTFRRFYVNGGPPPSNFGNPNYIPPTYNETVSSPPQPINPSGPPPNGQIPPSFHDTAARNHKSLKDFTSFLAMCALAYFAIDSYTNRIKLEKLNIETTAINLKTLQAQQANFLNARKKRDLQILQERKDQDKRNFKMGLHIAFLRKQLVDLGADPVDIETAIKEFEKSVRADNSIKNVSGQSLWLDDKSRTYSSIQHSKTAFLTNTF from the coding sequence ATGCTTTCTAGAATCGTCAACAAGCACTGTTGTCGGGGATTAACTTTCCGTCGGTTCTACGTAAACGGTGGCCCCCCTCCACTGAATTTTGGCAATCCAAACTATATACCTCCAACCTACAATGAAACAGTATCATCACCACCACAACCAATAAACCCATCAGGTCCACCTCCTAATGGCCAGATTCCCCCATCGTTTCATGATACTGCTGCCAGAAACCACAAGTCCTTAAAAGATTTCACTTCCTTCTTAGCAATGTGTGCTTTGGCGTATTTCGCCATAGATAGCTACACCAATAGAATCAAGCTAGAAAAGCTTAATATAGAGACGACCGCCATCAACCTTAAAACCCTACAAGCTCAGCAGGCAAATTTTCTAAATGCCAGGAAGAAAAGAGATCTCCAGATCTTACAGGAAAGGAAAGACCAAGATAagagaaatttcaaaatggGCTTACACATTGCCTTTTTAAGAAAACAATTGGTTGATTTGGGAGCAGATCCAGTCGATATAGAGACCGCCATCAAAGAGTTTGAGAAGAGCGTTCGGGCTGATAACTCAATAAAGAACGTTAGTGGCCAATCTTTGTGGCTAGACGATAAATCTCGTACGTATTCATCTATTCAACACTCCAAAACAGCATTTCTTACTAACACCTTCTAG
- a CDS encoding DEHA2D06776p (similar to uniprot|Q3E7A9 Saccharomyces cerevisiae YMR194C-B), whose translation MSSSSDKTDPCKPEACAIQDCLQQNNYNESKCSKIIDNLYLCCKKYYEKNGSDKQTTCCPKFNLLQLKLKQRELGKIDAEMVDSRKG comes from the coding sequence ATGTCGTCTTCTTCAGACAAAACAGATCCATGCAAACCGGAAGCCTGTGCTATCCAGGATTGCTTacaacaaaataattataatgaatcaaaatgTTCTAAGATAATCGACAACCTATACTTATGCTGCAAGAAGTATTATGAGAAGAATGGTAGCGATAAGCAAACAACATGCTGTCCAAAATTCAACCTCTTGCAATTAAAGCTTAAACAGAGGGAATTGGGCAAAATCGATGCTGAAATGGTCGACCTGCGTAAGGGATAA
- a CDS encoding DEHA2D06688p (similar to uniprot|Q07844 Saccharomyces cerevisiae YLL034C RIX7 Putative ATPase of the AAA family) — translation MVKKKSVSQSLDQKIYDLIHSLLEEETAENKKKCGEDESDPFEYIALARDLRTGQILEYVQLKDFQMRRMKRTSLEKSIDAVLQEVRNDEADELADIIKQKDAKALADAANADSDFENVDEANMMEVKDTNSFNKSVVSLWQTQSKEATSEPQTADKPGDDTEEKKSKKRTKDSSKQSLKRQKSKIDHTPPTSKLSSLGGLENITTQLMELIGLPILHPEIYLSTGVEAPRGVLLYGPPGCGKTTIANALAGELQVPFLNISAPSVVSGMSGESEKKLREIFDEAKTLAPCIIFMDEIDAITPKRDGGAQREMERRIVAQLLTLMDELTLDKTDGKPVVVIGATNRPDSLDAALRRAGRFDREICLNVPNEDQRCSILSTMTKNLKLQEGEHFNFRELAKMTPGYVGADLKSLVTAAGITAIKRIFESLSEQEEELLLKEVGSIDIDPMDVDNNNTNNEANDNIENGALSPSNTFVAKFENKSDLEKLSTIQRFLVKHPNPLSPEQLAPLCINYSDFLNAIPTIQPTAKREGFATVPDVTWQNVGALAHIRMELHMCIVQPIKKPELYLKVGITAPSGVLLWGPPGCGKTLLAKAVANESRANFISIKGPELLNKYVGESERAVRQVFQRAKASVPCIIFFDELDALVPKRDTSLSESSSRVVNTLLTELDGLNDRKGVFVIGATNRPDMIDPAMLRPGRLDKTLYIELPTNDERFEILKTLVNANNTPLDKNVDLRIVADDEKCRNFSGADLSSLVREAGVLALKKKFFKGQQIKELDSSGFYESTEGNDDDDIVVTNDDFKRALSSINPSVSDKDRLKYERLNRRMGWNVISDTTDGSETNKENGTSDVA, via the coding sequence ATGGTTAAAAAGAAGAGTGTCAGTCAAAGTTTGGATCAAAAGATATATGACCTTATCCATTCGCtacttgaagaagaaacagccgaaaacaagaagaaatgcGGTGAAGATGAGAGCGATCCGTTTGAGTACATAGCACTAGCCCGAGACTTGAGAACGGGACAAATACTTGAATACGTGCAATTGAAGGATTTCCAGATGAGAAGAATGAAGCGGACGTCGTTGGAGAAATCTATTGATGCGGTTTTGCAAGAGGTGAGGAACGACGAGGCGGATGAGTTGGCGGATATAATCAAGCAGAAGGATGCGAAAGCATTGGCAGATGCAGCGAACGCTGATAGCGACTTTGAAAACGTAGATGAAGCGAACATGATGGAGGTGAAGGATACCAATTCTTTCAACAAATCTGTAGTATCTTTATGGCAAACGCAGTCCAAAGAGGCCACCTCTGAGCCACAAACGGCGGACAAGCCTGGCGACGACACCGAAGAGAAGAAGCTGAAGAAACGGACAAAGGATTCATCGAAACAGTCTTTGAAGAGACAAAAGAGTAAAATCGATCACACGCCACCTACCTCGAAATTGTCGTCTTTGGGAGGGCTCGAAAACATCACCACCCAATTAATGGAATTAATAGGGTTACCGATTTTACATCCcgaaatatatttatctacCGGGGTAGAAGCACCTCGTGGTGTTTTACTATACGGTCCACCTGGATGCGGTAAGACTACAATTGCAAATGCGTTGGCGGGAGAATTGCAAGTACCGTTTTTGAACATATCTGCACCTTCTGTGGTTTCAGGTATGTCTGGTGAGTCGGAAAAGAAGCTTCGTGAGATATTTGATGAAGCCAAAACATTGGCACcttgtattatattcatGGACGAAATAGATGCTATAACTCCAAAAAGAGATGGTGGTGCACAAAGAGAAAtggaaagaagaattgtaGCCCAATTATTAACTTTGATGGATGAATTGACATTGGACAAAACCGATGGTAAGCCTGTAGTTGTTATAGGTGCTACAAATAGGCCCGATTCTTTAGATGCTGCTTTGAGAAGGGCTGGTAGATTTGATAGAGAAATATGTTTGAATGTTCCAAATGAGGATCAGAGATGCTCTATTTTATCTACAATGACAAAGAACTTGAAGTTACAAGAGGGCGAACATTTCAACTTCAGAGAATTGGCTAAGATGACGCCAGGTTACGTGGGAGCTGATTTAAAAAGTTTGGTTACCGCAGCTGGTATCACTGCtataaaaagaatttttgaaagCTTAAGTGAACAAGAAGAGGAATTGCTATTAAAAGAAGTTGGCTCGATTGATATAGATCCTATGgatgttgataataataatactaataatgaagCAAACGATAATATTGAGAATGGTGCATTGAGTCCTAGTAATACTTTCGTGGCTAAATTCGAAAATAAATCAGATctagaaaaattatctaCTATCCAAAGGTTCTTAGTAAAGCATCCAAATCCTTTGAGTCCCGAGCAATTGGCTCCACTATGTATAAACTATTCCGATTTCTTGAACGCCATTCCAACAATTCAGCCGACTGCTAAAAGAGAGGGATTTGCTACTGTTCCCGATGTCACCTGGCAGAACGTTGGTGCATTAGCTCACATTAGAATGGAATTACATATGTGCATTGTGCAACCAATTAAGAAACCAGAATTGTATTTGAAAGTTGGTATAACTGCACCTTCTGGTGTATTATTATGGGGTCCACCAGGTTGTGGTAAAACATTATTGGCAAAGGCCGTTGCTAATGAATCTCGTGCAAATTTTATCTCTATAAAAGGAcctgaattattaaataaatatgtgGGTGAATCTGAAAGAGCTGTGAGACAGGTTTTCCAAAGAGCTAAGGCATCTGTTCCATgtatcattttctttgacGAATTGGATGCATTAGTTCCAAAGAGAGACACCTCATTGTCCGAATCTAGTTCTCGTGTCGTCAATACTTTGTTAACTGAATTGGACGGCTTAAACGATAGAAAGGGTGTTTTTGTGATCGGTGCTACAAACAGGCCGGATATGATCGATCCTGCTATGTTGAGACCAGGAAGATTGGATAAAacattatatattgaattgCCTACTAACGACgaaagatttgaaattttgaagacaTTGGTAAATGCAAACAATACCCCATTAGACAAAAACGTTGATTTAAGAATAGTTGCAGACGATGAAAAATGTAGAAATTTCTCCGGTGCAGATTTGTCGTCTTTGGTAAGAGAAGCAGGTGTGTTAgctttgaaaaagaaattcttcaagGGTCAACagataaaagaattagactCTTCAGGATTCTACGAGTCCACAGAAggtaatgatgatgacgatatTGTAGTAACTAACGACGACTTTAAGAGAGCATTATCTAGTATTAATCCGAGTGTGAGTGATAAAGACAgattgaaatatgaaagaTTAAATAGGAGAATGGGGTGGAATGTAATAAGTGATACCACAGATGGATctgaaacaaataaagaGAATGGTACGTCAGATGTCGCttaa
- a CDS encoding DEHA2D06732p (weakly similar to CA4214|IPF5796 Candida albicans): protein MVKYTHAEELRFKLPIEETSADLNYAKYLDDPNNNGEFDELFLRNDASHERSGNIQSITNMNLGIFGQVEGLSLLDALDVNTDITTAALLRVHLLRISMTIWLFFHLGLIHWLECFGNICELVHQFLFMLCSEAKAQAKKQKFSIRGIDYVIEAANYRYYIVERFPLVLCQFLCRNLICYSPSGLKEFQESFPSVDKSLFPQSTCLLLKINDNLLAAPPDIPQPYLDNGKEVKVPSKREYQHVLSLRNEYFTQKRTHLAAEKVKMLSEIGRFVTWNCLLPSIKFVDIYERYGCIWDGNILTVEEKLETLGASILNELCSFTNTCSKDELNYLKNIIPEITLFDIATGTKYIVHGNVTEDFGYELEFPDSLDSSTSNKRVLMVYLSDGRSRKELMLNYALQSISKERLDIAPRILLPSTPDLVIVTGKTYQNPLQTYGFACADEGGSRLISPLIYSRQGRFGFNQFSRSIFSYISNNSTSVLSTEKTESATCIENGPDADSLATTNKSISSYVSFQSSQYLTNLFKRVKGLTTFGTTSDKEVALED from the coding sequence ATGGTGAAATATACCCATGCCGAAGAGCTCAGATTCAAGCTTCCTATTGAAGAAACTTCTGCTGATCTCAACTATGCAAAATACTTGGATGATCCAAACAACAACGGTGAGtttgatgaattgtttTTACGCAATGATGCATCACACGAACGACTGGGAAACATTCAAAGTATTACAAACATGAATCTAGGGATTTTTGGACAAGTGGAAGGGCTCAGTTTGTTGGACGCGTTAGATGTTAATACTGATATAACAACCGCTGCGTTGCTTCGAGTTCATCTATTACGGATTTCAATGACGATTTGGTTATTTTTCCATCTTGGACTTATACATTGGTTAGAATGCTTTGGGAATATATGTGAGTTAGTTCATCAGTTCTTGTTTATGTTATGTTCCGAAGCAAAAGCACAAGCCAAAAAGCAgaagttttcaataagaGGCATCGATTATGTTATTGAGGCTGCCAATTACCGCTACTATATTGTCGAACGATTTCCACTTGTGTTGTGCCAGTTTTTATGTAGAAATTTAATTTGCTATAGTCCATCTGGGCTTAAAGAATTCCAAGAATCATTTCCCCTGGTTGACAAACTGTTGTTTCCGCAGAGTACATGtctattattaaaaatcaatgataatttgCTTGCAGCTCCACCCGATATTCCCCAACCGTATTTGGACAATGGAAAAGAAGTAAAAGTCCCCAGTAAAAGGGAATATCAACATGTACTATCCTTGAGAAACGAATATTTTACGCAGAAGAGAACTCATCTTGCAGCCGAGAAGGTTAAAATGTTGAGTGAGATTGGAAGGTTTGTTACCTGGAATTGTTTACTTCCTTCTATTAAATTTGTCGATATATACGAGAGATATGGGTGTATATGGGATGGGAATATTCTTACGGTTGAAGAGAAATTAGAAACGTTGGGGGCCTCTatattgaatgaattatgTTCGTTCACGAATACATGTTCGAAGGATGAATTGAACTATTTGAAGAACATAATTCCAGAAATTACgttatttgatattgcaACTggaacaaaatatattgttcATGGAAATGTTACTGAGGATTTTGGATATGAATTGGAATTTCCCGACAGCTTGGATAGTTCTACTTCCAACAAGAGAGTGTTGATGGTTTACTTAAGCGACGGACGACTGAGAAAGGAATTAATGTTGAATTATGCTCTTCAGTCCATAAGCAAAGAAAGATTAGATATAGCCCCTCGAATTTTACTTCCTTCTACTCCAGATTTAGTAATTGTTACAGGGAAAACTTACCAAAACCCTCTTCAAACATACGGGTTTGCGTGTGCAGATGAGGGCGGCTCAAGGTTGATATCGccattaatttattcaagacAAGGCAGATTTGGGTTCAACCAGTTTTCAAGGTCAATTTTTAGCTATATTTCGAATAATTCGACATCTGTCTTAAGTACTGAAAAAACTGAATCTGCCACATGTATTGAGAATGGACCAGATGCTGATAGTCTTGCAACTACAAATAAAAGTATCTCGAGCTATGTAAGTTTTCAATCAAGCCAATATTTAACGAACCTCTTTAAACGAGTCAAAGGATTAACCACATTTGGTACTACTTCAGATAAAGAAGTCGCGTTGGAAGATTAG
- a CDS encoding 60S ribosomal protein L36 (highly similar to uniprot|P05745 Saccharomyces cerevisiae YMR194W RPL36A N-terminally acetylated protein component of the large (60S) ribosomal subunit or uniprot|O14455 Saccharomyces cerevisiae YPL249C-A RPL36B Protein component of the large (60S) ribosomal subunit) — MARSGIAVGLNKGHKVVAKEVAPKVSYRKGALSKRTEFVRNIVKEVSGLAPYERRLIELIRNAGEKRAKKLAKKRLGTHKRALRKIEEMNKVIAESRRH; from the exons ATGGCTAGATCAG GTATTGCTGTTGGATTAAACAAGGGACACAAGGTTGTCGCCAAGGAAGTTGCTCCAAAGGTCTCTTACAGAAAGGGTGCTTTATCCAAGAGAACTGAATTCGTTAGAAACATCGTCAAGGAAGTTTCCGGATTAGCTCCATATGAAAGAAGATTGATCGAATTGATCAGAAATGCTGGTGAAAAGAGAGCTAAGAAGTTGGCTAAGAAGAGATTAGGTACCCACAAGAGAGCCCTTAGAAAGATCGAAGAAATGAACAAGGTCATTGCTGAATCAAGAAGACATTAA
- a CDS encoding DEHA2D06710p (some similarities with uniprot|P32329 Saccharomyces cerevisiae YLR120C YPS1 Aspartic protease or uniprot|Q12303 Saccharomyces cerevisiae YLR121C YPS3 Aspartic protease), whose product MNMNFIRFISIIAFLKISFSHPTRSLETFNVGEQDLFNPIVERASASNNDGTISLSLNKVQTGVYVTTITVGTPPQSVLVAFDTGTSDTWVRLFNSSDCRNSEEPCYITEKIFFDAPKSTSFESLDSGFSMIYGAGEINGTWTKDTFQIGGVGIDALQFGAGDESRELPMIYGLVGLGLKKFESTYTFEYGIKFKVKNTYYNTEKRHVYDNLPARLKKDGTIKKNCYSVFYPDSGKTNCRIVFGGADTAKYNSLITVPIIQKAVGDWSDYNEASMLAVDLSQIYVTHGNDKAPILSKNYPTLIDTLTYLTVAPTSVVENLATLLGGKYFADIYGIVYTCNNDIKLGFEFSGNTLFAPAVKLSDKSGISCIFPITTNEDDYMILGGKFLTQFYTFFDLDDLQISIGNYKESKEKKVQAIDINEKAPKSKKVKNYSSTFDYSRSDKLSIHYTSAIYRKGGHGSSSFFNDIWNSTMYSLGQAWAYLRSWFNNKFS is encoded by the coding sequence ATGAACATGAATTTCATTAGATTCATTTCGATTATAGCGTTTTTAAAAATATCCTTTTCGCATCCCACCAGATCACTTGAAACATTTAATGTGGGGGAACAAGATTTGTTTAACCCAATAGTTGAAAGGGCCTCGGCAAGTAATAATGACGGTActatttctttatctttaaaTAAAGTACAAACAGGTGTCTATGTGACTACTATAACAGTTGGTACACCTCCGCAATCGGTATTAGTTGCATTTGATACAGGTACATCAGATACATGGGTAAGGTTATTCAATTCGAGCGATTGTAGGAATTCAGAAGAACCATGCTATATAACCGAGAAGATATTCTTTGATGCCCCTAAATCCACCTCTTTTGAATCTCTAGATAGTGGATTTAGTATGATATACGGTGCTGGTGAGATCAATGGAACTTGGACTAAAGACACTTTCCAAATTGGCGGTGTCGGCATTGATGCGCTACAATTTGGCGCTGGTGACGAATCCAGAGAGTTGCCTATGATATATGGACTTGTTGGACTAGGGctaaagaaatttgaaagtaCTTATACTTTTGAATATGGCATCAAGTTTAAAGTCAAGAATACTTACTATAATACTGAGAAAAGACATGTTTATGATAATTTACCTGCAAGACTCAAGAAAGATGGAacaatcaagaaaaattgcTACTCGGTCTTCTACCCCGATAGTGGGAAAACTAACTGTAGAATCGTATTTGGTGGTGCAGACACCGCAAAATACAATTCGCTCATCACAGTGCCCATTATTCAGAAGGCTGTTGGTGATTGGTCCGACTATAATGAAGCTTCTATGCTAGCAGTTGATTTGAGTCAAATATATGTGACACATGGTAATGACAAGGCACCTATCCTTAGTAAAAATTATCCAACATTAATCGACACTCTTACATATTTGACCGTGGCTCCTACCTCAGTGGTCGAAAATTTGGCCACTTTACTAGGCGGGAAGTATTTTGCAGATATATACGGAATAGTTTACACTTGCAACAATGATATTAAACTAGGGTTTGAATTTAGTGGAAATACTTTGTTTGCTCCGGCCGTCAAACTCTCTGATAAATCAGGAATTTCTTGTATCTTCCCAATCACTACAAACGAAGATGATTATATGATCCTAGGTGGAAAGTTTCTAACTCAGTTTTATACTTTTTTTGATCTTGATGATCTCCAAATTTCTATTGGAAATTACAAAGAATCTAAGGAAAAGAAGGTTCAAGCCATTGATATAAACGAGAAAGCACCAAAGTCTAAGAAAgtaaaaaattattctaGTACATTTGACTATTCTAGATCTGATAaactttcaattcattatacaAGTGCCATTTATAGAAAAGGAGGTCATGGAAGTTCATCCTTCTTTAACGATATCTGGAACTCAACTATGTATTCCTTGGGTCAAGCATGGGCATATTTGAGAAGTTGgttcaacaacaaattttcataa
- a CDS encoding DEHA2D06754p (some similarities with uniprot|Q05867 Saccharomyces cerevisiae YLR283W) gives MIKNGISILHFNRPRLYLNCHRSVSTYVALSKIPLMHKEIYVRRRVRSDSNRLNKQSVRNKSTNDGSGNNKPGSDKTITSANNISKETELKQSKTNKSAKQAPEQAPEQPRWLESQAILPEEKNINKDVPNSPENIEDETPADPSVPKPNVSNIKNQLDQDESIEEMEDFDEFNKDDFLTTIFENMEPYMDTYEVYTQLVKAGFKPDQADEIINLLIVQLNSKLSKLSTKYSQLYELENERYLFESAQQELRVDITRSRELHINELINLINILERDFNIISDELNNEFIQMKNDTQVAMNDQNSENTLHAKKIRLRIQETNHKITTELNSAMRSEIESLRWHISRWGLMAILVSVFSGCTVFYINKVKTMKRLQNTNEFVPLVIYEPSEYDEDDYHTDLDESLIS, from the coding sequence ATGATTAAAAATGGTATTagtattcttcattttaATAGACCAAGACTATATTTGAATTGCCACCGGTCAGTATCTACATATGTTGCGTTAAGCAAGATACCTTTAATGCATAAGGAGATCTATGTCCGTCGACGTGTCCGAAGTGATAGCAATCGATTGAATAAACAATCAGTTAGAAACAAACTGACAAACGATGGGAGTGGAAATAATAAACCAGGAAGTGATAAGACTATAACATCAGCAAACAACATTTCAAAAGAGACAGAATTAAAGCAATccaaaacaaataaatctGCAAAACAAGCCCCAGAGCAAGCTCCAGAACAACCCAGATGGTTAGAATCTCAAGCGATATTACcagaagagaaaaatatcaataagGATGTGCCAAATTCACCTGAGAATATAGAAGATGAAACGCCAGCAGATCCTAGTGTCCCCAAACCAAATGTATCCAATATCAAGAACCAGTTAGACCAAGACGAATCTATAGAAGAAATGGAggattttgatgaattcaataaggaTGACTTTCTCACTactatttttgaaaacatGGAACCATATATGGATACGTATGAAGTTTACACACAGCTTGTTAAGGCAGGATTCAAGCCAGACCAAGCAGATgagataataaatttattgatagtACAATTAAACTCAAAGCTTTCGAAGTTGTCTACTAAATACTCACAACTATATGAGTTAGAGAACGAGAGATATCTTTTCGAAAGTGCACAACAAGAGCTTAGAGTTGATATTACCAGATCGAGAGAATTGcatattaatgaattaatcaACTTAATTAACATTTTGGAAAGAGactttaatataatatcaGACGAATTGAACAACgaatttattcaaatgaagaatGACACTCAAGTAGCGATGAATGATCAGAATTCTGAAAATACATTACATGCTAAAAAGATACGATTGAGGATTCAGGAGACGAATCATAAGATAACAACAGAATTAAATTCGGCAATGAGATCAGAAATTGAGAGTTTGAGGTGGCATATATCCAGATGGGGTTTAATGGCTATTTTGGTATCAGTATTTTCTGGATGTACGGTGTTTTACATCAATAAAGTCAAGACAATGAAACGATTACAGAATACGAATGAGTTTGTTCCTTTAGTTATATATGAGCCGAGCGAGTACGACGAGGACGATTATCATACCGATTTAGATGAAAGTTTAATTAGTTAG
- a CDS encoding mitochondrial 54S ribosomal protein YmL24/YmL14 (similar to uniprot|P36525 Saccharomyces cerevisiae YMR193W MRPL24 Mitochondrial ribosomal protein of the large subunit) — MMNRLSTGLFRGLASVPRSVPSAIMTAGGAMSHIRSMHQTMPTMEKYYKITKYAKPVDDTKYQVGDSAEGLRIPLFKKQYPNYHYEAMFFKRQNRGLYGGLQRKRSKTCSESKNKSLRAHKPNIVKAKLWSETLNKTIATRVSTTVLRTITREGGLDNYLLKDKPARVKTMGLKGWNLKYDIMKKQEFNKLPKVEKDGDVQQVYYVHRDGMQVTVGRNKLLEELWQFASKDTWTPITWKQFLSNHTYLTTEEIVDKLHHYNFDFSKVSA, encoded by the coding sequence ATGATGAACCGATTAAGCACAGGGTTGTTTAGGGGGTTGGCCTCGGTGCCACGCAGTGTTCCTAGTGCGATAATGACGGCCGGAGGAGCCATGAGCCACATAAGAAGCATGCACCAGACGATGCCAACGATGGAAAAATACTACAAGATCACCAAATATGCCAAACCAGTTGACGACACCAAATACCAGGTAGGCGATTCCGCCGAGGGGTTGAGAATTCCGTTATTCAAAAAGCAATATCCTAATTATCATTACGAAGCAATGTTCTTCAAACGTCAGAACAGAGGATTATACGGAGGATTGCAGAGAAAGAGATCGAAAACGTGTTCTGAGTCCAAGAACAAGAGCTTAAGGGCACACAAGCCTAATATCGTGAAGGCCAAGTTGTGGTCCGAAACATTGAACAAGACGATTGCCACCAGGGTGTCGACCACCGTTTTGAGAACCATCACGCGTGAAGGGGGTTTAGACAATTATTTACTCAAGGACAAGCCAGCCCGGGTGAAGACCATGGGATTGAAGGGGTGGAACTTGAAGTACGATATCATGAAGAAACAGGAATTCAACAAGTTGCCCAAGGTGGAGAAGGATGGCGATGTACAACAAGTGTACTATGTCCACAGAGACGGCATGCAGGTCACAGTGGGTAGGAATAAGTTGCTCGAGGAGTTATGGCAGTTTGCCAGCAAAGACACATGGACCCCAATCACCTGGAAGCAATTCCTCCTGAACCACACGTACTTGACGACCGAGGAGATCGTGGATAAGTTGCACCATTACAACTTTGACTTTTCAAAGGTGTCGGCGTAA